A region of the Nevskia ramosa DSM 11499 genome:
CGGTCTGGTCGCATGACGGCATCATCTGCACCGGCGAGTCCTACAAGGACAAGGTGAAGCTCACCTTCGCCAAGGGCGCGTCCCTGAAGGACCCGAACCAGCTCTTCAATTCGAGTCTCGACGGCAACGTGCGCCGTGCGATCGACATCCACGAAAGAGAGGAAGTGGACGCGTCCGCCTTCAGGGCGCTCATCCTCGAGGCAGTGGCCCTCAATCGTTCAAGCAAATCGAAGACTTCGAAGAAAGCGAAGTCCTGAGCGCTCCACTCCAGCCCGGCAAGGGCTTCAAGCGGTCTGAACAGCAGCCGCCTTTTCGAGACCCAGCTTCTGCACCGCCTGCGCTCGCATCTCCACCTTGCGCACCTTGCCGCTGACGGTCATCGGGTATTCGCGGACCACGTCCAGGTAGCGCGGGATCTTGTAGTGCGCCAGCCGGTCCTTGCAGAACGCTCGGAGCGCATCGAGCATGAGCGGTGGACGGCCAGCTTTCATGATCACGCTGGCCATCACTTCCTCGCCATACTTCTCGTCCGGCACGCCGATGATCTGCACGTCGAGAATGTCCGGGTGCGAGTAGAGGAATTCTTCGATCTCCCTCGGATACACGTTCTCGCCACCGCGAATGATCATGTCCTTGGTGCGGCCGACAATGTTCACATAGCCCTGCTCATCCATCGTCGCGAGATCGCCGGTGCGCATCCAGCCTTCCGGCGTGATGGCTTCGCGGGTTCGCTTGTCGTCATTCCAGTAACCGAGCATCACCGAGTAGCCGCGGGTCTGGAACTCGCCGGTTTCCCCATAGCCGCAGGTCTCACCGGTATCCGGATTGGCGATGCGGATCTCGACATGTGGATGAACTCTTCCAACCGTTCCCACGCGCTTGTCGAGGGCGTCATCGCGCGCCGTCTGCGTCGACACCGGCGAGGTTTCGGTCATGCCGTAGATGATGGTCAGCTCCGGCATGTGGAAATCGTCGACCAGGCGTTTCATCACTTCCACCGGGCACGGCGAGCCGCCGATGGCACCGGTGCGCAGGCTGGATTTGTCGGAGCTCGCAAAGCTCGGATGCGCGAGCATGGCGATGTGCATGGTCGGCACGCACATGCAGGACGTGCAGCGTTCTCGCTCGATCGCCGCAAGGGTTTCACCCGGATCAAAGCTGGCCGCCGGCACCACCAGGGTGGCGCCATGCGCGGCGCACATCAGCGTGCCCATCACCATGCCCGCGCAGTGATAGAACGGCACCGGCACGCAGTGACGATCCTCCTCGGTGAAGCCCATGATCACACCGCCGAAATAAGCGTTGTTGAGAATGTTGCGATGGCTCAAGGTCGCGCCTTTCGGCGTGCCGGTGGTGCCCGAGGTGTACTGGATGTTGATCGGATCGTTCGGCGTCAACGTCTTCATGTGCGCGACGAGATCGGCCTGAGGTACTTGCTCCGCATCCGCCAGCAGCTGCGCCCAGTCTCCAGGCTCGCCTGGCTCGTCGATGAAGATCAGATCGCGCAGCGCCGGACATTCGCCGCGTACCTCATCAAGCATCGCTCGATAGTTGCTGGTCTTGAAACTGCGCGCAGCGAGAATCCCCCTGCAGCCGGACTGGCGCAGCGCATGCGCCATCTCGTGCGCACGGTAGGCCGGATTGATGTTGACCTGAATCACGCCGAGCTTGGCAGTGGCGTGCTGCATCAGCACCCACTCGACCAGATTCGGCGCCCACACCCCGATCCGCGCGCCCTTGGCATAACCCCGCGCCAGCAGGCCCCGCGCCACGCGGTCCACCTGCTCGTTAAGTTGCCGATAGGTCCAGCGAATCTGCTGGTGCGGCATCACCAGGGCTTCGCGATCGGCAAAGCGCTGGACCGTGGCCTCGAAGTAGTCGCCGATGGTCTGTTCGAACAACGGAATATCGGTACGTCCCCAGCGGTGTGCGGGCATGGTTTTCTCTGACGTTCTGAATTTCACGGCGATCGCACAGTAGTCCGGATGGAATATTGCCGCCACATCACTCGGGGTAGCTAGCTGAGGCTCGCTCCAGCGTCGAAGTTGCCGACATACCCACCGAAACTGACTGACGGTGCCGCAAGCACGGCAACCTAAGCAGCTCTGTTTCCGCTAGGTTCAGTATGAGCACAGATGCGTTTAGCTTAAGGTGGAGATCAGGAGCCGGTGGCATCTAGTTTTGGGGCCGGCATGACACCGCCGTTAACTTGAACTGCCAATGCCACGCCGCAAAGGAAAATCCGCATTCGACGACTGGGTAGAAATCCTGTCGCGCCTCCCTTGGCAGGCTTGCCTGATCCTGGCCTTCGTCTCCTGGCTCGGCTTTCACCAACTCGCCCAGATCGAGCTGCCGAAGCCGACGACCGTCTCCGGACTCGGTGCCGCCTACGGGCCAATGATGGCGCGCACGCTGGGCATGTTCATGCAGCTGATGGCGCCGGCCGCATGCGTCTTCGCCGCCCTGATTTCCTGGGTCGGCAAGCGCCGCAGAACAAAATTGCTGGCGGATGCCGAAGCCAGAACCACTGTCGCGCCGCTTGCCCAACTAACCTGGAAGGAATTCGAGCAACTGGTCGGCGCGCACTTCGAGCGTCTCGGCTACTCGGTTCGCTTCACCCCTGACGGTGCGGATGGCGGCGTGGACGTTGTTGCCAGCAAGGGCTCGGAGACTTACCTGATCCAGTGCAAGCAATGGCGCGCAACGCAGGTCGGCGTCAGCGTAGTTCGTGAGCTGTTCGGTCTCATCGCAGCACGTGGAGCGACTGGCGGTTATGTCGTATCAATCGGACCGTTCACGCCCGACGCCCACGCTTTCGCGGCAGGCAGGAACATCGAACTGGTTGATGCGAACCAACTTCTGCGGTCGAAGCAAGCCGCCGTACCAACGTCTCCCACAGCGGCGGCCCCCGCCTTAAAGCCAGCCGAGGCATCGAATACCACTTCACCAATCTGCCCAAAATGCGGATCACAGATGACTCGCAGAATTGCCAAGCAAGGAGCCAATGCCGGCCAGGCGTTTTATGGTTGCAGCACCTATCCGAAATGCCGGGCTGTCCTTCCAGCCTCCTGAGACCGCCCTTTGATGGTCATGTCTGTGCCAGAAGCGGTCGGTCGCGC
Encoded here:
- a CDS encoding DUF1801 domain-containing protein, with protein sequence MKTSDASQGPTASELISKRIAELGDWRGVTLGTIRKLIQEADPEVVEEWKWMGTPVWSHDGIICTGESYKDKVKLTFAKGASLKDPNQLFNSSLDGNVRRAIDIHEREEVDASAFRALILEAVALNRSSKSKTSKKAKS
- a CDS encoding AMP-binding protein; this translates as MPAHRWGRTDIPLFEQTIGDYFEATVQRFADREALVMPHQQIRWTYRQLNEQVDRVARGLLARGYAKGARIGVWAPNLVEWVLMQHATAKLGVIQVNINPAYRAHEMAHALRQSGCRGILAARSFKTSNYRAMLDEVRGECPALRDLIFIDEPGEPGDWAQLLADAEQVPQADLVAHMKTLTPNDPINIQYTSGTTGTPKGATLSHRNILNNAYFGGVIMGFTEEDRHCVPVPFYHCAGMVMGTLMCAAHGATLVVPAASFDPGETLAAIERERCTSCMCVPTMHIAMLAHPSFASSDKSSLRTGAIGGSPCPVEVMKRLVDDFHMPELTIIYGMTETSPVSTQTARDDALDKRVGTVGRVHPHVEIRIANPDTGETCGYGETGEFQTRGYSVMLGYWNDDKRTREAITPEGWMRTGDLATMDEQGYVNIVGRTKDMIIRGGENVYPREIEEFLYSHPDILDVQIIGVPDEKYGEEVMASVIMKAGRPPLMLDALRAFCKDRLAHYKIPRYLDVVREYPMTVSGKVRKVEMRAQAVQKLGLEKAAAVQTA
- a CDS encoding restriction endonuclease codes for the protein MPRRKGKSAFDDWVEILSRLPWQACLILAFVSWLGFHQLAQIELPKPTTVSGLGAAYGPMMARTLGMFMQLMAPAACVFAALISWVGKRRRTKLLADAEARTTVAPLAQLTWKEFEQLVGAHFERLGYSVRFTPDGADGGVDVVASKGSETYLIQCKQWRATQVGVSVVRELFGLIAARGATGGYVVSIGPFTPDAHAFAAGRNIELVDANQLLRSKQAAVPTSPTAAAPALKPAEASNTTSPICPKCGSQMTRRIAKQGANAGQAFYGCSTYPKCRAVLPAS